A DNA window from Candidatus Thermokryptus mobilis contains the following coding sequences:
- the glnA gene encoding type I glutamate--ammonia ligase, producing MKSEAIENIFRIIKEHKIKMIDLKFMDFPGQWQHFSVPVHELTESSFEDGFGFDGSSIRGWKSINESDMLVIPDPTTAFIDPFIEVPTLSLICDVYDPITKEKYERCPRYIAQKAEAYLKSTGIADVVYFGPEAEFFIFDNVRFDQNAHEGYYYIDSIEGQWNSGRDEKPNLGYKPRYKEGYFPVPPTDSLNDIRNEMVLIMEQCGLQVEAQHHEVATGGQCEIDFRFAPLVKCADNLLIFKYIVKNVARRHGKTATFMPKPIFGDNGSGMHCHQSLWKNGQPLFYGNGYANLSEIALYYIGGILKHAPALCAFTNPTTNSYKRLVPGFEAPVNLAYSQRNRSAAIRIPTYSSSPKAKRIEVRFPDGSCNPYLAFSAMLMAGIDGIINKIDPGEPLDKDIYSLPPEELKNIPSTPGSLEEALKALERDHEFLLRGDVFTEDVIEAWIKYKWEKEVNPMRMRPHPYEFMLYFDV from the coding sequence ATGAAAAGCGAAGCAATTGAAAACATCTTCAGGATTATCAAGGAACACAAAATTAAAATGATTGATTTGAAGTTTATGGATTTCCCAGGACAATGGCAACACTTCAGCGTCCCAGTCCATGAGTTAACTGAAAGTTCGTTTGAAGATGGTTTTGGGTTTGATGGTTCAAGCATCAGGGGCTGGAAAAGTATAAACGAAAGCGATATGCTTGTAATTCCAGACCCGACGACTGCTTTCATTGATCCGTTTATAGAGGTACCAACCTTAAGCTTAATTTGTGATGTATATGACCCAATAACAAAAGAAAAATACGAAAGGTGTCCACGATATATAGCTCAAAAGGCAGAGGCGTATCTTAAATCAACGGGTATAGCTGATGTTGTTTATTTTGGTCCAGAAGCGGAGTTTTTCATCTTTGATAATGTTCGCTTTGATCAAAATGCGCACGAGGGATATTATTACATTGACTCAATTGAAGGTCAATGGAACTCAGGAAGAGATGAAAAACCAAATCTCGGGTATAAACCCAGATATAAAGAAGGGTATTTCCCTGTGCCACCAACCGATTCTTTAAATGACATAAGGAATGAGATGGTTTTAATAATGGAACAATGCGGTTTACAAGTTGAAGCTCAACATCACGAGGTTGCCACTGGCGGGCAATGCGAGATTGATTTCCGCTTCGCTCCACTCGTCAAATGCGCTGACAATCTTTTGATATTTAAATACATTGTTAAGAATGTTGCAAGAAGACATGGTAAAACAGCTACTTTCATGCCAAAACCAATTTTTGGAGATAATGGCTCTGGTATGCACTGTCACCAGAGCTTATGGAAAAATGGTCAGCCATTGTTTTACGGAAATGGATATGCGAATTTAAGTGAGATCGCCCTTTATTACATTGGCGGGATTTTAAAACATGCACCTGCTCTATGTGCTTTTACAAATCCAACGACAAACTCATATAAACGGCTTGTCCCGGGTTTTGAAGCCCCAGTTAATCTTGCCTATTCACAAAGAAATAGAAGCGCAGCAATTCGCATACCTACTTATTCATCAAGCCCCAAAGCAAAAAGAATTGAAGTCAGATTCCCTGATGGCTCTTGCAATCCTTACCTTGCTTTTTCAGCTATGCTTATGGCAGGAATTGATGGTATAATAAATAAAATTGATCCAGGTGAACCGCTTGATAAGGACATTTATTCGCTTCCACCCGAGGAGTTAAAAAACATACCATCAACACCCGGCTCGCTTGAAGAAGCGCTTAAAGCACTTGAAAGAGACCACGAGTTTCTTCTCCGCGGTGATGTCTTCACGGAAGATGTCATAGAGGCGTGGATAAAGTATAAATGGGAAAAGGAAGTGAATCCAATGAGGATGAGACCGCATCCATATGAATTTATGCTCTATTTTGATGTTTAA
- a CDS encoding Lrp/AsnC family transcriptional regulator — translation MINFDDIDLKILDLLQKNGRMKRNEIAQATGLSVPSVSERMKKLEDAGVIKGYTAILDSKKLGKDITAFVFVSIDSSKNYPLFIERVMEVDEILECHSITGEGSHLLKVKTKNTSTLEKLLARIQSWPGVTGTRTNIVLSTIKETTRIKISDEK, via the coding sequence ATGATTAATTTTGATGATATTGACCTTAAAATTTTGGATTTGCTCCAAAAAAATGGCAGAATGAAAAGAAATGAAATCGCTCAAGCCACAGGGCTATCAGTTCCATCGGTAAGTGAACGAATGAAAAAACTTGAAGATGCCGGAGTTATAAAGGGTTATACAGCTATCCTTGACTCAAAAAAACTTGGTAAAGATATAACTGCGTTTGTGTTTGTTAGCATTGATTCATCAAAAAATTACCCGCTTTTCATTGAGCGTGTGATGGAAGTTGACGAGATACTTGAGTGCCATTCAATCACCGGTGAAGGTTCGCATTTACTTAAAGTAAAAACCAAAAACACATCAACACTTGAAAAACTCCTCGCAAGAATTCAATCCTGGCCAGGGGTCACTGGCACAAGGACAAATATAGTTTTATCAACGATTAAAGAGACGACAAGAATAAAAATTTCTGATGAGAAATAA
- a CDS encoding NfeD family protein encodes MRKLIFLLFFASVPNFADNFVYVIKVEGTINPATAEYISSSIKKATEEGAECLVIELDTPGGLLESTRSIVKSILSAEIPIVVFVYPSGARAGSAGVFITLSAHIAVMAPGTNIGAAHPVGIGGMGDTSKVMEQKITNDAAAFVRTIAEKRNRNVKWAEKAVRESISSTETEALKDSVIDLIAKDLNDLLDKIDGRKVKIDSGEKILRTKDAKVKFVEMNWREKLLALISDPNIAYILLLLGIYGILFELYNPGAIFPGVIGAICLILAFYSLQALPINYAGLALIILGIILLLLEIKIVSHGLLTIGGAISLLLGSIMLINSPFELMQISLTVIITAVALTVLFFLFAIGMALKAQRRKPTTGKEALVGEKGIALTKFKPASNGWATGQVRVHGEIWKAMSQDVINPNEEIVVQGIEGLTLKVAKSDKQK; translated from the coding sequence ATGAGAAAATTAATTTTCCTTTTGTTTTTTGCGAGTGTGCCTAATTTTGCCGATAATTTCGTTTATGTTATAAAAGTTGAAGGCACGATAAATCCGGCTACCGCTGAGTATATATCAAGTTCAATAAAGAAAGCAACGGAAGAGGGCGCCGAGTGTCTTGTTATAGAACTTGACACTCCTGGGGGATTGCTTGAATCAACAAGAAGCATTGTAAAGTCAATTCTTTCAGCCGAGATTCCTATTGTAGTTTTCGTTTATCCATCCGGGGCGAGAGCTGGTTCAGCGGGTGTTTTTATAACGCTTTCGGCTCATATTGCGGTTATGGCTCCGGGGACAAATATCGGCGCAGCTCATCCGGTCGGAATCGGCGGTATGGGTGATACTTCAAAGGTGATGGAGCAGAAGATAACCAATGACGCTGCAGCTTTTGTTAGAACCATCGCGGAAAAAAGAAATAGAAATGTTAAGTGGGCTGAAAAAGCCGTCCGAGAAAGCATATCCTCAACCGAGACGGAAGCTTTAAAGGACAGCGTCATTGATTTGATAGCTAAGGATTTAAATGACCTCCTTGACAAAATTGACGGTAGGAAGGTTAAAATTGATTCTGGTGAAAAAATTTTACGCACAAAAGATGCCAAAGTTAAGTTTGTTGAAATGAACTGGCGTGAAAAGCTTCTTGCGTTGATAAGTGATCCGAATATAGCCTATATACTTCTCTTACTTGGGATTTATGGGATTTTGTTTGAACTTTATAATCCAGGAGCAATTTTCCCTGGAGTTATAGGAGCTATTTGTTTGATACTTGCCTTTTACTCTTTGCAGGCACTGCCGATAAACTACGCTGGGCTTGCCCTGATAATACTTGGCATAATTTTGCTTTTACTTGAGATAAAAATTGTAAGTCATGGGCTTTTGACAATTGGCGGTGCCATTTCCCTTTTACTCGGTTCAATAATGTTAATAAACTCTCCGTTTGAGCTTATGCAGATTTCTTTAACCGTGATAATAACGGCGGTTGCTTTGACCGTTCTTTTCTTTCTTTTTGCCATAGGTATGGCTTTGAAAGCTCAAAGAAGAAAACCGACCACGGGGAAAGAGGCTCTAGTTGGAGAGAAGGGAATAGCTCTTACAAAGTTTAAGCCAGCATCAAACGGTTGGGCTACAGGACAAGTCAGAGTGCACGGCGAAATATGGAAAGCGATGAGTCAAGATGTTATAAATCCAAATGAAGAGATAGTTGTTCAAGGCATTGAAGGGTTGACATTAAAAGTTGCAAAGAGCGACAAACAAAAATAA
- a CDS encoding slipin family protein: MTISLLTVIIVFLIIILSSAIRVLREYERGVIFRLGRLIGAKGPGLILLIPIVDRMVKVSLRTVALDVPPQDVITRDNVSIKVNAVVYFRVVDPERAIVEVEDYLYATSQLSQTTLRSVLGQSELDEILAEREKINQNLQQIIDAHTDPWGIKVSMVEIKHVDLPAEMQRAMARQAEAERERRAKVISAEGEYQAAQRLAEAAQIIGQYPTAIQLRFLQTLSEVASERNSTTIFPIPIELIRPFIEAGDKKK; the protein is encoded by the coding sequence ATGACAATATCACTTTTGACTGTAATCATTGTTTTTTTGATCATCATACTTTCAAGCGCAATAAGAGTTCTGCGTGAATATGAGAGAGGTGTCATTTTCCGACTTGGTAGGTTGATCGGAGCTAAAGGACCTGGGCTTATACTTTTGATCCCGATAGTTGATAGAATGGTTAAGGTCAGCTTAAGGACAGTCGCCTTAGATGTCCCACCTCAAGATGTTATAACAAGGGACAATGTTTCAATAAAGGTGAATGCTGTTGTTTATTTTAGAGTTGTTGACCCTGAGAGAGCGATCGTTGAAGTTGAAGATTATCTTTACGCCACATCTCAGCTTTCACAGACAACTTTGAGAAGTGTCCTTGGACAAAGCGAACTTGATGAAATACTTGCTGAGAGGGAAAAGATCAATCAGAATCTACAGCAAATAATTGATGCGCACACCGATCCTTGGGGTATTAAAGTTTCAATGGTTGAGATCAAGCATGTTGATTTACCTGCTGAGATGCAGAGGGCTATGGCAAGGCAGGCGGAAGCAGAAAGGGAAAGAAGAGCTAAGGTGATAAGTGCCGAAGGAGAATATCAAGCTGCACAGCGACTTGCCGAAGCTGCACAAATCATTGGACAATATCCGACGGCAATTCAATTGAGATTTTTGCAAACGCTCTCGGAGGTCGCATCTGAAAGAAATTCAACGACGATCTTCCCTATCCCAATTGAGCTGATAAGACCCTTTATTGAAGCTGGGGACAAGAAAAAATAA
- a CDS encoding PfkB family carbohydrate kinase, giving the protein MNLLVVGSIALDTIETPFASVSETPGGSALYISISASYFTDSIGLVGIVGDDFPKDVIDELKQRNVNLSGLKIVPGERTFRWAGKYHYDMNTRETIYTQLNVFSDFDPIIPDHFKSSKYICLGNIDPVLQMKVLNQVRSPKLVIADTMNFWIERKFDELLETLKHVNVLIVNDAEARQIAREPNLIKAGRKILKLGPDVVIIKKGEHGAVLMIDNAIFSAPAYPIEAIQDPTGAGDTFAGGFAGWLARTDDVSEKNLRRAVIYGSAIASFCVEDFGINRIRKLSWEDIQKRFRAFKEMTSFEVD; this is encoded by the coding sequence TTGAATTTACTTGTTGTTGGTTCAATAGCGCTTGACACAATTGAAACACCTTTTGCAAGTGTGTCTGAAACCCCTGGTGGTTCAGCACTATATATATCAATCTCGGCAAGCTACTTCACCGATTCAATAGGTCTTGTTGGTATAGTTGGAGATGATTTCCCCAAAGATGTAATTGATGAACTAAAACAAAGAAATGTAAACCTTAGTGGACTTAAAATAGTCCCGGGTGAAAGAACTTTCAGATGGGCTGGGAAATATCACTATGATATGAACACAAGGGAGACGATTTACACCCAACTCAATGTTTTTTCTGACTTTGACCCTATTATACCTGATCATTTTAAATCAAGTAAATACATCTGCCTTGGGAACATTGATCCAGTCCTTCAGATGAAGGTTTTAAATCAAGTTCGGAGTCCTAAACTTGTCATAGCAGATACTATGAATTTTTGGATTGAACGAAAGTTTGATGAGCTTCTTGAGACATTAAAACATGTAAATGTGCTGATTGTAAATGATGCGGAAGCCAGGCAAATTGCCAGAGAGCCGAATTTGATAAAAGCCGGTAGAAAAATTTTAAAACTTGGTCCCGATGTCGTGATAATAAAGAAGGGGGAACACGGCGCTGTTCTTATGATTGATAATGCGATTTTTTCAGCTCCAGCTTACCCAATTGAGGCAATTCAAGACCCAACCGGGGCTGGTGATACATTTGCTGGTGGGTTTGCCGGATGGCTTGCGAGGACGGATGATGTTTCTGAGAAAAATTTGAGAAGAGCTGTCATTTATGGGAGCGCAATCGCTTCGTTCTGTGTTGAGGACTTCGGAATTAACAGAATTAGGAAACTTTCATGGGAGGATATACAAAAAAGATTTAGGGCTTTTAAGGAGATGACAAGTTTTGAGGTTGATTGA
- a CDS encoding glycoside hydrolase family 2 TIM barrel-domain containing protein translates to MKKFQILFLLIFLSTNSPMVFPSEKKFLINGEPTFTGLDAGMFQDTNTRIKIDLSGKWLAKVENKWIEIQVPSAYDFTGDVTFRKNFNLSDSILNNMTLFLVSYGINYECEIFINGQFLSSHIGGYTSFVVKIPDRMLNFGDNVIEIRVSNKLNSRTTIPLRHQVWAWRNYGGIFRDIYILATPKVWIDDAKVKYTFGSNYAVLNGEIELYVSSVEISRIFRDKNFELKLQIFERENNTFVAETAPVKFFIDDSRSQKINLPFTIYNPKMWSPESPSLYILKLILTNLGNVVDEFIILTGFRDVKILNGDIYLNGKRFIFKGISRHEDHPKYGNSLTYEEMEKDIVLIKNLGANAIRLGHYPAHPYVLNLCDRYGLFVLEEIPVWNVPADILTEERYISLAKDYVYEMINRDKNHPSVFAWGIGNEFDSAEPIARRYVEELRKFIRAIDDRPVYYVSRMIKNDVCADLVDIACVNVYIDDLRKFSENISFWKSKYKNKPVVISEYGKAVQLGNRNGYSDPLSYESQAKYILERYRLIQEFDLDGSFVWIFADWKGERPVLTLPNSDRYLYTMGLVSYDRSEKRPAYEVLKALYTEGKIPALPIGDYSEPIPTVYTIIGIILLLSLSYIYYSYRWFRENLNRALFKPYNFFADVRDQYLISSGQTTILSLILSSTFGIFIAGVLNRLKQNEYLDYILTHFIFVDQLKVKLISIIWDPLYSSIFFSILSFVSILFIALLIQFFSTFVKVKVYPSHSYSVAVWSFLPLIFLIPIDMILYRVINGFGSGLVIVLIGVFVCLISFVRLVKGIAIIYEVKQLRVGVVSVALILVVLGFILLYYNYKFSSFAYLKFFLNILNSTK, encoded by the coding sequence GTGAAAAAGTTTCAAATTTTATTTTTGTTAATTTTTTTAAGCACAAATTCACCAATGGTATTTCCCTCGGAGAAAAAATTTCTTATCAACGGTGAACCCACATTTACAGGGCTTGATGCGGGGATGTTTCAAGATACCAACACGAGAATTAAAATTGACCTTTCCGGAAAATGGCTCGCTAAGGTTGAGAACAAATGGATTGAAATACAAGTACCATCAGCATACGACTTCACAGGGGATGTCACTTTCAGAAAAAATTTTAACCTATCTGATTCAATCTTGAATAACATGACGCTTTTTCTTGTCTCTTACGGGATAAATTATGAGTGTGAGATATTCATCAACGGTCAGTTTTTGTCAAGTCATATTGGTGGTTACACATCGTTCGTTGTAAAAATCCCAGACAGGATGTTGAATTTCGGAGACAATGTGATTGAGATAAGGGTTAGTAATAAACTTAACTCAAGGACTACTATTCCATTGAGGCACCAAGTTTGGGCGTGGAGAAATTACGGTGGGATTTTTCGTGATATCTACATCCTTGCAACTCCGAAGGTTTGGATTGACGACGCAAAAGTTAAATATACATTTGGAAGCAATTACGCTGTTTTGAATGGAGAAATTGAATTATATGTGTCGTCCGTTGAGATTTCAAGGATTTTCCGAGATAAAAATTTTGAACTCAAGCTTCAGATTTTTGAGAGAGAGAATAATACTTTTGTCGCTGAGACGGCACCAGTTAAATTTTTTATTGATGATTCAAGAAGTCAAAAGATCAACTTGCCATTTACTATATATAACCCGAAGATGTGGAGCCCCGAGTCCCCATCACTTTACATTTTGAAATTGATTTTGACGAACTTAGGAAATGTAGTTGATGAGTTTATCATTCTCACCGGGTTTAGGGATGTGAAAATTTTAAATGGCGACATTTATTTAAATGGGAAAAGATTTATTTTTAAGGGAATCTCAAGGCATGAGGACCATCCGAAATATGGCAACTCCCTAACCTATGAGGAGATGGAAAAAGACATAGTTTTGATAAAAAATCTCGGCGCAAATGCAATTCGCCTCGGGCATTATCCCGCTCATCCTTATGTTTTGAATCTTTGCGATAGATATGGGCTTTTCGTCCTTGAGGAGATACCTGTTTGGAATGTTCCCGCTGATATACTGACAGAAGAAAGATATATCTCCTTAGCTAAGGATTATGTCTATGAGATGATAAATCGCGACAAGAATCATCCATCTGTTTTTGCTTGGGGGATAGGAAATGAGTTTGATTCTGCTGAGCCGATCGCAAGAAGATATGTTGAGGAGTTGAGGAAATTTATCCGGGCAATTGATGATAGACCCGTTTATTATGTCTCAAGGATGATAAAAAATGATGTTTGTGCTGATCTTGTTGACATCGCCTGTGTAAATGTTTATATAGATGATTTGAGAAAATTTTCCGAGAATATATCGTTTTGGAAATCAAAATATAAAAATAAACCAGTTGTGATAAGTGAGTATGGCAAAGCTGTTCAACTTGGAAATAGGAATGGGTATTCCGATCCTTTGTCATATGAAAGTCAGGCGAAGTATATACTTGAAAGGTATAGGTTGATTCAAGAGTTTGATTTGGATGGTTCTTTTGTTTGGATTTTTGCTGATTGGAAGGGGGAAAGACCTGTTTTAACTTTGCCGAACAGTGATCGCTATCTTTACACAATGGGTCTTGTATCTTATGATAGATCTGAAAAGCGTCCAGCGTATGAGGTTTTAAAAGCCCTTTACACCGAGGGGAAAATCCCAGCACTTCCAATTGGTGATTATTCAGAGCCTATTCCGACAGTTTATACCATCATAGGAATTATCTTGCTTCTTTCTCTTTCTTATATCTATTACTCATATCGCTGGTTCAGAGAGAATCTTAACAGGGCTCTTTTCAAGCCGTATAACTTTTTCGCAGATGTCAGAGATCAGTATTTAATTTCAAGCGGACAGACGACGATACTTTCGCTTATCTTATCTTCAACATTTGGGATTTTCATTGCTGGCGTTTTGAACCGATTAAAGCAGAATGAATATCTTGATTATATTCTGACACATTTTATATTCGTTGACCAACTGAAAGTGAAGTTGATTTCAATCATTTGGGACCCGCTTTATTCTTCAATTTTCTTTTCAATTTTATCTTTCGTTTCAATTCTATTTATCGCTCTTTTGATTCAATTTTTCTCAACCTTTGTTAAGGTGAAAGTTTACCCCAGCCATTCGTATTCGGTTGCTGTGTGGTCATTTTTGCCTTTGATATTTTTAATCCCAATTGATATGATTTTGTACAGGGTGATAAATGGATTTGGGTCGGGTTTGGTGATCGTTTTAATTGGGGTTTTCGTTTGTTTGATTTCTTTTGTAAGGTTGGTGAAAGGGATTGCGATAATTTATGAGGTTAAGCA